A window of Solanum stenotomum isolate F172 chromosome 3, ASM1918654v1, whole genome shotgun sequence contains these coding sequences:
- the LOC125857777 gene encoding alpha-1,3-arabinosyltransferase XAT2-like, producing MYNPILAKSFSHYERKTFGWCAFVVMLIVVFSSCMVFKNHLYPQSVNGDAMNLQLSIKASAEDMFVIKDTTLLKKLETEKKDAEPMCNVLEPLSDFCETKGDIRVQGNSSTIFVVSSHDFNVSAENNSWIIQPYPRKGNAGAMSSVKSWTVKLVQDGEKIPKCSVYHGYPAVLFSLGGYSGNHFHDFSDLLVPIFSNSRYFNSEVHFLATDYKSWWIGKYRTLLNNMSKNKILDIDNENEVQCFPSVTTGLKSHKEFGIDSSKFPNRVSMRDFRHFLRSSLSLNRVESIKMNDDIVTRPRLLIMSRKKSRILLNEDDVRQMAEDIGYEVVLAEANLSTNLTKFAQIVNSCDVIMGVHGAGLTNMVFLPNNAVLIQLVPLGAMDYLAKRDFGDPAGEMNIKYLDYKIGVNESSLVERYPLNHKVFKDPSSFFRKGWGIFRSIYLDKQNVKVDLNRFRSTLLEAKKLLD from the exons atgtataatccCATATTGGCAAAGAGTTTTAGTCACTATGAAAGAAAAACATTTGGATGGTGTGCTTTTGTTGTTATGTTAATTGTTGTGTTTAGCAGTTGCATGGTTTTCAAGAATCATTTGTATCCTCAATCAGTTA ATGGTGATGCCATGAATTTACAATTATCTATCAAGGCTAGTGCTGAAGATATGTTTGTGATCAAGGATACAACTCTTCTCAAGAAATTAG AAACAGAGAAAAAGGATGCAGAGCCAATGTGTAATGTGTTAGAACCATTGTCTGATTTCTGTGAGACCAAAGGGGACATAAGGGTCCAAGGAAATTCATCGACAATTTTTGTcgtttcatctcatgatttcaacGTTTCTGCTGAGAACAATTCATGGATCATACAACCATATCCAAGAAAAGGTAATGCAGGGGCAATGTCAAGTGTTAAATCATGGACAGTAAAATTAGTACAAGACGGTGAAAAAATCCCAAAATGCAGTGTATATCATGGCTATCCAGCAGTTTTATTTTCACTTGGAGGATATTCAGgaaatcattttcatgatttttcagATTTACTCGTCCCAATCTTTTCAAATTCGCGTTATTTTAATTCAGAGGTGCACTTTCTTGCCACGGATTATAAGTCGTGGTGGATAGGTAAGTACAGGACGTTGCTCAACAACATGTCTAAGAACAAAATTCTTGACATTGACAATGAAAACGAGGTACAGTGTTTTCCTAGTGTGACAACAGGCCTTAAATCACATAAAGAATTCGGTATTGACTCCTCAAAGTTCCCAAATAGGGTGTCTATGCGCGATTTCAGACACTTCTTGAGGAGCTCATTGTCACTAAACAGAGTTGAGTCTATCAAAATGAATGATGATATTGTTACGAGGCCACGATTGTTGATCATGTCAAGGAAGAAATCGCGAATTTTATTAAATGAGGACGATGTTAGACAAATGGCTGAAGACATTGGGTACGAGGTTGTCCTGGCTGAGGCTAACCTTAGTACAAATTTGACGAAATTCGCGCAAATTGTTAATTCTTGTGATGTGATAATGGGAGTTCATGGAGCTGGATTAACCAACATGGTTTTTCTCCCTAATAATGCAGTTTTAATTCAGTTAGTTCCTTTAGGAGCAATGGATTATTTGGCTAAACGTGATTTTGGAGATCCTGCTGGAGAAATGAATATAAAATACTTAGATTATAAAATTGGTGTGAATGAGAGTTCTTTAGTGGAACGATATCCACTTAATCATAAAGTTTTTAAAGATCCATCATCATTTTTTAGGAAAGGATGGGGTATATTTAGATCAATTTATTTAGATAAACAGAATGTAAAAGTTGATCTTAATAGGTTTAGGTCTACTTTGTTAGAAGCTAAAAAGCTTCTTGATTAA
- the LOC125860343 gene encoding alpha-1,3-arabinosyltransferase XAT2-like → MKYDSFFARSFSKHEQKKLGIGAFVSCFILAATFCFLFKPEIRHFRVVNVKVSLRGSPKILAITEEVTKPKKPYFEIEQEKQICNVLHPRADLCEMKGDIRIHGNSSTIFFVSIDEEKNNSWNIRPYARKGDDRAMDSVTNLIVKKVHISQQIPICTRNYTVPAVVFSTKGYAGNHFHDFSDVLIPLFQTSRRFNGEVQFLITNKMPWWIKKFKPVLQRLSKYEAIDIDKEKDVLCFPSMTIGLKANKEFSINTSESSYTMLDFTKFLKSTYSLKRKSAVRLKKNADDDQMRKNKPRLLIISRSRTRRFTNIEAIVTLAKSLGFKVGVEETRENLVQVAKKVNSFDVLMGVHGAGLTNMVFLPENASVIQIVGLGMEWVSKEDFEIPAMDMNLKYLGYKISVNESSLIQQYPLEHHVLKDPPGNMISPKGWASYRKVYLDQQDVKIDVNRFRGTLLKALELLRS, encoded by the exons atgaagTATGATAGTTTCTTTGCCAGAAGTTTTAGTAAACATGAGCAAAAGAAATTAGGAATTGGAGCATTTGTTAGTTGTTTCATCTTAGCAGCcacattttgttttcttttcaagCCTGAAATTCGTCATTTTCGAGTTG TGAATGTTAAGGTTTCTCTTCGTGGTAGCCCGAAAATTCTAGCAATAACAGAGGAAGTCACCAAGCCAAAAAAACCAT ATTTCGAAATTGAACAAGAGAAACAAATTTGTAATGTGTTACATCCAAGAGCTGATCTCTGTGAGATGAAAGGTGACATAAGAATACATGGAAATTCatcaacaatattttttgtatcaattgatgaagaaaaaaacaactcATGGAACATAAGACCATATGCAAGAAAAGGTGATGATAGAGCAATGGACAGTGTTACAAATTTAATAGTCAAAAAAGTTCATATTTCTCAACAAATCCCAATTTGCACTAGAAACTACACTGTCCCTGCAGTTGTTTTTTCAACTAAAGGGTATGCTGGAAATCACTTCCATGATTTCAGTGATGTGTTGATTCCATTATTTCAAACATCGCGACGTTTCAATGGTGAAGTTCAGTTTCTGATTACTAACAAAATGCCTTGGTGGATCAAGAAGTTCAAACCAGTGTTACAAAGATTGTCAAAATATGAGGCTATTGATATTGACAAGGAAAAAGATGTCCTTTGTTTCCCAAGTATGACAATTGGCTTAAAAGCCAATAAAGAATTCAGCATCAACACTTCAGAATCTTCTTATACTATGTTAGACTTCACAAAGTTCTTGAAAAGTACATACTCCTTGAAGAGAAAGTCCGCGGTGAGATTGAAAAAGAATGCTGATGATGATCAAATGAGGAAAAATAAGCCTAGACTTCTTATCATTTCAAGAAGCAGAACGAGACGTTTTACAAACATAGAAGCAATTGTTACATTGGCTAAAAGTTTGGGGTTCAAAGTTGGTGTGGAAGAAACAAGGGAAAATTTGGTTCAAGTTGCGAAAAAAGTGAACTCATTTGATGTACTAATGGGAGTTCATGGTGCTGGATTGACAAATATGGTTTTTTTGCCAGAAAATGCAAGTGTTATACAAATTGTGGGATTGGGAATGGAATGGGTATCtaaagaagattttgaaatTCCAGCTATGGATATGAATTTGAAGTATTTGGGTTACAAGATTAGTGTAAATGAGAGTTCTTTAATTCAACAATATCCACTTGAACATCATGTATTAAAGGATCCTCCTGGTAATATGATTTCTCCTAAAGGATGGGCTTCATATAGGAAAGTTTATTTAGATCAACAAGATGTAAAAATTGATGTAAATAGATTTAGAGGAACTCTATTGAAAGCATTAGAGCTTTTGAggagttga